The following DNA comes from Nicotiana sylvestris chromosome 10, ASM39365v2, whole genome shotgun sequence.
actataaaagtcaaaAAATTTCGGAAGCTATTTTTATGTTATGCTATAATATATGTCctttataacaacacttcactatagcaGTCAGAAAATATTGGAACAAATAAAATTGTTATACAGAGTTTTCAGTGTATATAAAAGTTAAATACATTGTCAAATTGAAGTATTACTTAATTAGTCTTTTGTGGCAAACACGTCATACTAAAATATACAAGTAAAATGGGTTGATTTCTCTCATTTATTTAAACCCAAATTCATGAGGTTTCAGCCGAAGAATATTTGTCATATCATCTTTAGCAAGTACAACTTATAAAATAAGGGATTAAAATTTAGAACAGTATCAATTGGGAATAGAGAATAATCAAGTATCTCTTTGTTATAATTGCTCGCTAACTACTCAAagtttatatattatactatcaaATTAGATAAAAACACAACgaataaaaaatgaaaagattAAAATATAAGCATATAAAATACCTTGAGTAAGTAGAGCTTGTTCATTCATGACCAGCCCACCATCAACTTCTTCTAAAGAACTCCAATTTATGTAGGCATCCTTCACCAACTTCTCAATATAGGCCTAATATGAAGGCATAAATAAATTTCTTAAATCAGTAAAAATGTTTTGTTTAGCATATATAATATTTAACAGGgtgttaaatattaaaaaaaaactagGATTTTTCTTACCCTTTGGATTCCTCGCAATTCTCGATTATGGCAAATTTGCCCATTAATAATTGCTTTAACAACTTGACATATGGGATTGAGGAAGAGAGTATAGGTAGTTCCTCTCGCTATGTATGATTTGGTGCCCATTTCACAAGTTTTTGCATGTCTATATGTTACTTCCCACATTTTCTCCGACATCCCGCTTCCAAGTATCTGTCAGAGATAAATTCATAATTTAAATTTAGTAAATTATATTGAATTCATTAAAATAATAGGTTCAAAATTAATATTAATACTtccaaaattttcacatcaatattAATTATACTTATTTATTGACgattttattttcttaaatttgtGCCCCTAGAAAAATGATGTTGCTAATTAATTTGAAGTACGTACCCTTCTTAGTTTTTCTGGGTCAATATTTGCCAACTTCAGAAAATCTTGTACCGTCTTGATGCCATGTGAAGTTAGCTTCTTGTGAAAAGTTCCATCTTTTCCAATCTTTTCAAGACGCCACACATCATCTCCCAATGCTGGTGGATAATGCTTCTTATACACTGAAATGACATAAATATTAATTTCAATATATGAATTATGATTATAGTACAGACATAAGATGTGGATGTAGGATTTAAATTCAATAGATttaacttttaagatttttaatatcgaactcatatatttttaaaattatgggttcaaaTCTTATActtattaaaattataatatatttttacatataaatccATCTATGTTGAAAGTCATGGATACAGATGAACCAGTGAGTAATGATGTCCCACTAGATTTCATGAATCTAATCGATAGAATCTTTTTTTGAACGACTAGGTTTGATGACGTGCCTACATGATTGATTAGGATTtaggataaaaggaaaaaaaaaaaggacatGAACTTTTGTATAAGCATGAAGTTGGAAAATATATGATTACATTTTTTGAATTAGAAGTAATTGAATTGACAAGTTAAAAGATACCTTACCTGTCAAAACTAACAAGTAGTATATGACATGGTTTGAACTATATATCTTAACCAATGGACAAAGAAGACATTATTTATTTAAACCCCTATTTAATACCTGTTAATTAATAGTATATGACTTGGTATTAGATGATAGATAGAAAGAACTGATCaaatcttttttatttattttactagTTAAAGTGCACAGATTATGCAACTAGGGTTAGGTATAGATGTCACTGTTTGACTTGAGAGTTAAGACCTAGATTATTTGCCTCAAGAAAAATCACTGAACAAAGTGATGTTTCTCGTTGGCACTTCTTCCTTTTCACCTAAACACAAGGAATATaccctaaaataaaaaaaaatactaaaaattatatttttcaagtGATTTTGTTTTCAGTTAAAGGTTCAGAAAACATCTTCAAGTGTCCTATGTAACTCAAcaagttaaatatatatatatatatatatatatatatatatatatatatatatatacacacactaaagGGAAGTCTGGTGCACTAAGTTCCTCCCATATGGGGGTTTCGGGAATGGCCGGACCATAAGAGTCTATTGTATAGAGCCTTACCATGCATTTCTGCAAGAAATTGTTTGTACGGCTTGAAAtcatgacctcctggtcacatgacaataATTTTACAGAGGCTGCCCTTCCCTATATTAATATACATTgatagtataaaataaataataagtaaCTTACATTCTCCGCGGTGGTCTTTAACCATAAAAGTGTCAGTCATGGCTTCCATTATTCGAACATTATTTTGACCTTTTCCAACATGAACAACCTTTGCACCAAGTCGAAATCTCCTGCTCCGAATCCAACTAGAATTATCAGTAAATTCAAGATCTCCAAGGGAAACAACACCATCTCTCATAGTTATATTAAGTTCACCAGTTAGCAATGGTCTTTTTCCAACCCTTTCCTTAATTATGTTCTTATTGAACTCTTCATTTGTCCAAGTTGCTTCATTTTCTCCGATAGGAAAGTCGCCGTCGAGCACGACGATTTCGACTTTAATCGGAGAAGCTAAGGTGGTCGGAACCAGGCAATCGCCGGTTGCATCCACAAGTAGGAGCTGGAGAGGGTGGCCATCTGAATCCACAATCTTGCTGTTGGTGAATATTGGTAAAGAAGGCTTTTTGCTGAATATCAAACGTAGGTTTGATGGTTCCAAAGCTTTAATTCTTAATGAAGGTGATCTCCCTATTGATCGAGAACATTGCCGTAGTCCATTTTCCACCTCTTCATGAACCTGTAATTTCAACAAAGATATTGAATAAGGAATAGTAATAATTACTAGGCCGCTCAGTCGAAATTCATTGCATTCTTTGACCAAAaagtaagtatatatatatatatatatatatatatatatatatatatatattatcactTATTATTTTTTAGAGCGGCTAAGAATATATATGCATTTCCCTAATTATAATAGGATGAATTCATGATTCATAGCGTATAGACTCATTAATTAATTTAGGTAGATATAGTTAAGAGGGTTCTTTGACTGAATCAATAGAGCTATGATTCATAAATGAGTTTCAATTTTATGTACCGATTATGTAAATATATTTTCATTTTAAAGATTGCTGCATATCACTCTATCCATAGCATTAGTTGATAACCAATAATAAATAACCTGAAATAACATGTTAAATCATATTGATGGTATAAAAAAAACTACACTGTTAATGTATATAActaattaaatcatcataaaaatatgtCTAATGTATAATCTAGAAATATACCACTCTTCGGAGCATGGGTTCCAAGGCTGCGCAGAAGTTATCTAAGAAATTCACCATCACCACTTCTTTTATTACACTACAAAAAGCGACAAAAAGTATAGGTAAAAAACGATAAATCTtgtaaaaattgaaagaaaaagaaaacaagaaatgatCATCATGAGAGTGCATACGAAGCAAAAGAAGGTGTTTTTCTCATGCGTTTGTAATTTGGGTGGTTGGAATCAGGATCAGCAGAGTCATCAAAGTATCTTTTAGCTGCCATTTCTCTATTGTCAAAGTGTAATAAATCTCAAAGAGTTTAATTTTGGTATACAACTAATAAGAAAGAGAGGAGATGATATGATTTGAGGAAGAGAGGTTTGGTAGTAGGGTTTATAAAGGGTAGGGCACAAGGTGTCAGTGTCTTATCTCAAAAGGGAAAATGAGTTAAAAAGTATTAAAGTTAATGTTattttcaatattaaaaaaaggTAAAGGAAGTTTCGTGGAATAATGAAAGAAAGAGCAAGGCAATAGAGGATTCCAACTTTTAAGTGATCT
Coding sequences within:
- the LOC104231571 gene encoding protein SAR DEFICIENT 1-like — encoded protein: MAAKRYFDDSADPDSNHPNYKRMRKTPSFASVIKEVVMVNFLDNFCAALEPMLRRVVHEEVENGLRQCSRSIGRSPSLRIKALEPSNLRLIFSKKPSLPIFTNSKIVDSDGHPLQLLLVDATGDCLVPTTLASPIKVEIVVLDGDFPIGENEATWTNEEFNKNIIKERVGKRPLLTGELNITMRDGVVSLGDLEFTDNSSWIRSRRFRLGAKVVHVGKGQNNVRIMEAMTDTFMVKDHRGELYKKHYPPALGDDVWRLEKIGKDGTFHKKLTSHGIKTVQDFLKLANIDPEKLRRILGSGMSEKMWEVTYRHAKTCEMGTKSYIARGTTYTLFLNPICQVVKAIINGQICHNRELRGIQRAYIEKLVKDAYINWSSLEEVDGGLVMNEQALLTQGEAKVLHQNAYQLQHTMLTAEECTCDCNWI